From Pelotomaculum schinkii, one genomic window encodes:
- a CDS encoding xanthine dehydrogenase family protein molybdopterin-binding subunit, translating to MGAWDKRENYVREGKPSYLDERRFTQIGKSFPRIDGPAKAKGEAIYTADMVLPGMVYGKIKRCKEYAHAKIKKIDCSKALALPGVLAVLTGDEAPNKWGIVPQSANETALAVDKVRFYGEGVAAVAAIDEETAEAACDLIEVEYEPLPVLLDPFESMARADEVLIHEDKPGNFLHTGEQIYGDVDKAFEKCEYILEREFKTGRPQHGYIEPMSALASYDTQSGQLHLWASSQVPHYLHRQMSIVLEMPMSKIRVTLPAVGGGFGGKGEAASSEFVACLLSRKIGRPVKVTYDRDEVFFTSKGRHPCYMKWKIGLDKDGYIQAVEFDNTMDKGAYAGWGVVVMFYTASMVHLPYKVPNARTHVRNVFTNKPSCGAQRGLGGVQPRFAMECMLDELAEMMGISPYELKMKNAVESGYTAINNMYVPHTEYKKCLQTAVEKSGYLEKHGKLPFGKGIGLAGGYYISGTAYTLYQSYKPHTSVTLKVDTEGGVTLLCAAAEIGQGCITAMAQMAAEALGIHFEDVHVQLGDTEIGSFDLGSFASRLTYASGYAILEAAKEINFKLKEMAGGLLGCRSDQLTIKDRKIYSMFEPKFNIDWATVVQKYVNSVGALSAVGHFSPPRRKGIDIITGNRVQGANIGHSPTFGFSCQIHEVEVDTETGRVYDRKVTEAGDVGQPINPMAVDGQVEGSIVFNMGACLYEDMKFDANGKHLNPNFHDYKCPTFMEMPDMDTNMVESYDPTAPFGVKETGEGAVQPTFPAITNAIYDAIGVRFYEVPITPEMILKALKEKKEKEAGCGCGCGA from the coding sequence ATGGGAGCCTGGGATAAGAGAGAAAATTATGTACGTGAAGGGAAACCTTCATATCTGGATGAGAGAAGGTTCACCCAGATAGGAAAAAGCTTTCCGCGGATAGACGGCCCGGCCAAGGCTAAAGGTGAAGCGATTTATACCGCCGACATGGTGCTGCCGGGTATGGTGTATGGGAAAATTAAGCGCTGCAAGGAATACGCGCACGCCAAAATTAAAAAGATCGACTGCAGCAAGGCGCTGGCATTGCCGGGAGTACTGGCAGTACTCACCGGAGACGAAGCTCCCAACAAATGGGGTATCGTGCCCCAGTCGGCCAACGAGACCGCTCTGGCCGTAGACAAGGTTCGCTTTTATGGTGAAGGCGTGGCCGCTGTTGCCGCCATTGATGAAGAGACCGCTGAGGCCGCCTGCGACCTGATTGAAGTAGAATACGAGCCCCTGCCGGTGTTATTGGATCCCTTTGAGTCTATGGCGCGCGCAGATGAAGTACTGATTCATGAAGATAAACCGGGCAACTTCCTGCACACAGGTGAGCAGATCTACGGCGACGTGGACAAAGCCTTTGAAAAGTGCGAGTACATTTTAGAAAGAGAATTCAAAACCGGCCGGCCGCAGCACGGCTATATCGAGCCGATGTCCGCCTTGGCCAGCTATGACACCCAGAGCGGCCAGCTGCACCTGTGGGCCAGCAGCCAGGTTCCGCACTACCTGCACCGCCAGATGTCCATCGTATTAGAAATGCCCATGAGCAAGATCCGGGTTACGCTCCCCGCAGTGGGCGGCGGTTTCGGCGGCAAGGGCGAGGCAGCCTCATCGGAATTTGTGGCCTGCCTTCTGTCCCGTAAGATTGGCCGGCCGGTCAAAGTAACTTACGACCGTGATGAAGTATTCTTCACGAGCAAAGGCCGGCACCCATGCTACATGAAATGGAAAATCGGTCTGGACAAAGACGGTTATATCCAAGCTGTAGAATTTGACAATACTATGGACAAAGGCGCATACGCAGGCTGGGGCGTCGTGGTGATGTTCTACACCGCGTCGATGGTGCACCTGCCCTACAAAGTGCCCAATGCCCGTACCCATGTAAGGAACGTTTTTACCAACAAGCCCAGCTGCGGCGCCCAGCGTGGTCTCGGCGGCGTTCAGCCCAGGTTTGCCATGGAGTGCATGTTGGACGAGCTGGCTGAAATGATGGGGATCAGCCCGTACGAACTGAAGATGAAGAACGCCGTTGAGTCAGGCTATACCGCCATCAACAACATGTACGTGCCGCACACCGAGTACAAGAAATGCCTGCAGACCGCGGTAGAAAAATCGGGCTACCTGGAAAAACACGGCAAGCTGCCTTTCGGTAAAGGCATCGGCCTGGCCGGCGGCTATTACATTTCCGGTACCGCCTATACCCTCTACCAGTCATACAAGCCCCATACCTCAGTAACGCTGAAGGTAGACACCGAGGGCGGCGTGACCCTGCTTTGCGCGGCTGCCGAAATCGGCCAGGGCTGCATTACTGCCATGGCCCAGATGGCGGCTGAGGCGTTGGGCATCCATTTTGAAGACGTGCACGTTCAATTAGGTGACACGGAAATCGGCAGCTTCGACTTGGGTAGTTTTGCCAGCCGTTTAACCTATGCTTCCGGTTATGCCATCCTGGAAGCGGCCAAAGAAATCAACTTCAAGCTTAAAGAAATGGCCGGCGGATTGCTTGGCTGCCGGTCTGACCAGTTAACCATTAAAGACCGCAAGATCTATTCCATGTTCGAGCCCAAGTTCAATATCGACTGGGCAACAGTGGTGCAAAAATATGTCAACTCCGTTGGCGCTTTAAGTGCGGTCGGGCATTTCTCGCCGCCGCGGCGCAAAGGCATTGACATCATCACCGGCAACCGGGTGCAGGGCGCCAACATCGGCCACTCTCCCACATTTGGCTTCAGCTGCCAGATCCATGAGGTGGAAGTGGATACGGAAACCGGGCGTGTATATGACAGGAAGGTAACCGAGGCTGGCGACGTGGGTCAACCGATTAACCCGATGGCCGTGGATGGCCAGGTGGAAGGTTCCATCGTGTTCAACATGGGCGCATGCCTTTACGAAGATATGAAGTTTGACGCCAACGGCAAGCACCTGAACCCCAACTTCCACGACTACAAGTGCCCGACCTTCATGGAAATGCCGGATATGGACACCAATATGGTAGAGAGCTACGACCCGACCGCGCCGTTTGGAGTTAAGGAAACCGGTGAAGGCGCCGTTCAGCCGACCTTCCCGGCGATTACCAACGCGATCTATGACGCTATCGGTGTAAGGTTCTACGAAGTGCCGATTACTCCGGAAATGATCCTCAAGGCCTTAAAAGAAAAGAAAGAAAAAGAAGCTGGCTGTGGCTGCGGTTGCGGAGCTTAA
- a CDS encoding (2Fe-2S)-binding protein, with protein MKQLISLDINGRVYDLAVSPRDLLADVIRRKVGLTGTKKGCGMGDCGACTVLVEGKPVLSCITLAITCNGKKITTVEGLALPNGELNPLQAAFVNHGAIQCGFCTPGMLMSATGLLNRNPKPSIYDIKHEMSGNICRCTGFKRIIEAIEVASETGVK; from the coding sequence ATGAAACAACTGATAAGCTTGGATATAAATGGCCGGGTTTATGATCTGGCTGTTAGCCCCAGGGACTTGCTGGCTGATGTAATCAGGAGAAAAGTAGGACTCACCGGCACCAAGAAAGGCTGCGGGATGGGCGACTGCGGGGCGTGCACCGTGCTGGTGGAAGGCAAACCCGTATTGTCCTGCATCACGCTGGCAATCACCTGCAACGGCAAGAAGATTACCACTGTAGAAGGGCTGGCCCTGCCGAACGGCGAACTGAACCCGCTTCAGGCGGCATTTGTCAACCATGGCGCGATCCAGTGCGGTTTCTGCACACCGGGCATGCTCATGTCGGCCACCGGGCTTCTGAACAGGAATCCCAAGCCCAGCATATATGACATCAAGCACGAGATGTCCGGAAACATCTGCCGCTGTACCGGTTTTAAGAGAATTATCGAAGCCATTGAAGTAGCTTCTGAAACGGGGGTGAAGTAA
- a CDS encoding FAD binding domain-containing protein, whose translation MYMNNFEYLAPKTPGEAFEVVSRLGSKARILAGGTDLLVLMKDKIISPEYLIDINNIEEFKGIKYEPGKGMEIGATTKIAEIQYSEIVKEKYPALAHAAGELGSSQVRHMGTIGGNSCNASPSGETPTPLVAYGATVVVSSAAGEREMPLEAFIQGVRKIDLKEGEILTKFKLPEPSPKLVAKYAYMGARDANEIDCVNMAVALELEADKKTVKSVKLVMGSVFIKPLVSTAVPALLTGQKFSDELAAKAAEAAQGEAKPITDIRASEEYRSEIVGVLARRLLKEAFAAAQEV comes from the coding sequence CGTCTGGGAAGCAAGGCCAGGATTCTTGCCGGTGGCACAGACCTGCTGGTATTGATGAAAGACAAAATCATAAGCCCGGAATACCTCATTGACATCAACAACATTGAAGAGTTTAAAGGCATCAAATATGAGCCGGGTAAAGGTATGGAAATCGGCGCGACCACAAAGATTGCAGAGATTCAGTATTCTGAGATAGTGAAGGAAAAATACCCTGCTCTTGCCCATGCGGCAGGAGAGCTAGGTTCATCCCAGGTGAGGCACATGGGCACAATCGGCGGCAACAGCTGTAACGCATCTCCGTCCGGCGAGACCCCCACACCCCTGGTAGCTTATGGCGCTACGGTTGTAGTCAGCAGCGCTGCCGGTGAAAGGGAAATGCCACTGGAAGCGTTCATCCAGGGTGTCAGAAAGATCGACCTCAAGGAAGGCGAGATCCTGACCAAGTTTAAGCTGCCGGAACCCTCTCCGAAGTTGGTAGCCAAATATGCCTATATGGGCGCCAGGGACGCCAATGAAATTGACTGTGTCAACATGGCGGTCGCCCTTGAACTGGAAGCTGACAAAAAGACTGTCAAGAGTGTAAAACTGGTCATGGGCTCGGTTTTCATCAAACCGCTGGTATCCACAGCAGTTCCCGCACTCCTGACCGGGCAGAAATTTAGCGATGAATTAGCAGCGAAAGCGGCTGAAGCGGCTCAGGGCGAAGCGAAGCCGATTACCGACATCCGGGCCTCCGAGGAATACCGGAGCGAAATCGTAGGGGTGCTGGCCCGCAGACTACTCAAAGAGGCGTTTGCCGCCGCTCAGGAGGTGTAA